In a single window of the Bacillus clarus genome:
- a CDS encoding APC family permease: protein MVSSLKKFLIGRPLKSTELGEQKLNKTKALAILSSDALSSVAYGPEQILIALTTIGAVAFWYSIPIAVGVLVLLTALILSYRQIIFAYPHGGGAYVVSKENLGINPGLIAGGSLLVDYILTVAVSVSAGTDAITSAFPSLHEHNVIIAIVFVLFITILNLRGVTESASVLAYPVYLFVLALFILIGVGIYNIVTGQVSPELHTPIGTPVAGISLFLLLRAFASGSSALTGVEAISNAIPNFKDPAPNNAAKTLLAMGTLLAVLFSGIVYLAYYYGIAPSKEVTVVSQIAEQTFGRNFMYFFIQGTTALILILAANTGYSAFPLLAVNLAKDKFIPRMFTVRGDRLGYSNGIIILGIASILLIIAFQGQTEHLIPLYAVGVFIPFTLSQTGMVVKWIREKPQGWILKLTINLTGAIISFIVMSMFFLTKFAQVWTVLIFLPVIIFVFHRIKKHYDAVGDQLSLKTCESIIPIEGNVIIVPVAGMTHVVENSLNYAKSLSPDQIIAVYVAFEREDEKKFEEKWKIWQPEVRLVTLHSHYRSIIQPLTKFIDTVQYKASESNYRVTVVIPQFIPKKGWHNILHNQSSLLIRAYLLYRRNVVITTVPYHLKK from the coding sequence GTGGTTTCATCTTTAAAAAAATTTTTAATTGGAAGGCCGTTAAAATCAACCGAATTAGGAGAGCAAAAGCTAAATAAAACAAAAGCGTTAGCGATATTATCTTCGGACGCATTATCTTCGGTCGCCTATGGCCCAGAGCAAATTTTAATCGCTCTAACTACAATTGGCGCTGTAGCATTTTGGTATTCCATTCCGATTGCAGTTGGAGTATTAGTGTTATTAACAGCTCTTATTTTATCTTATCGACAAATTATTTTTGCGTATCCTCATGGCGGAGGAGCATATGTTGTATCGAAAGAAAATTTAGGGATTAATCCAGGTTTAATCGCCGGAGGGTCTTTATTAGTAGATTATATTTTAACAGTTGCAGTAAGTGTATCGGCAGGTACAGATGCGATTACATCTGCTTTTCCTAGCTTACATGAGCATAATGTAATCATTGCGATTGTATTTGTATTATTTATTACAATCTTAAACTTAAGAGGCGTAACAGAGTCAGCTTCCGTTTTAGCATACCCAGTTTATTTATTCGTTTTAGCATTATTTATATTAATTGGAGTAGGAATATATAATATTGTAACTGGTCAAGTTTCACCAGAATTGCATACTCCAATTGGAACACCAGTTGCAGGTATTAGTCTGTTTTTACTATTAAGAGCATTTGCATCAGGTAGCTCTGCTTTAACGGGTGTTGAAGCGATTTCTAATGCGATTCCAAACTTTAAAGATCCCGCACCTAACAATGCGGCGAAAACATTGCTTGCGATGGGAACTTTACTTGCAGTTTTATTTTCAGGAATTGTTTATTTAGCTTATTATTATGGAATTGCTCCTAGTAAAGAAGTGACGGTCGTTTCACAGATTGCTGAGCAAACATTTGGACGGAATTTTATGTACTTCTTTATTCAAGGAACAACAGCTTTAATATTAATTCTTGCTGCTAACACTGGCTATTCAGCATTTCCTTTATTAGCAGTTAATCTCGCGAAAGATAAGTTTATACCGAGAATGTTTACGGTTAGAGGAGATCGATTAGGGTATTCAAACGGTATTATTATACTTGGAATTGCCTCAATTTTATTAATTATCGCTTTCCAAGGCCAAACAGAGCATCTTATTCCGCTTTATGCAGTAGGTGTATTCATTCCGTTTACGTTATCTCAAACAGGGATGGTAGTAAAGTGGATTCGTGAAAAGCCGCAAGGATGGATTTTGAAATTAACGATTAATTTAACTGGCGCAATTATAAGTTTTATCGTTATGAGTATGTTCTTTTTAACTAAGTTTGCACAAGTTTGGACGGTACTCATTTTCTTACCAGTTATCATTTTTGTGTTTCATAGAATTAAAAAGCACTATGATGCAGTAGGAGATCAATTAAGTCTTAAAACTTGTGAATCAATTATCCCGATCGAAGGGAATGTAATTATCGTTCCTGTAGCCGGAATGACTCATGTAGTAGAGAATTCTTTGAACTATGCAAAGTCTCTTTCGCCAGATCAAATTATCGCGGTTTACGTTGCATTTGAAAGAGAAGATGAAAAGAAATTCGAAGAGAAATGGAAGATATGGCAGCCTGAAGTAAGGCTTGTTACATTGCATTCTCATTATAGAAGTATTATCCAACCACTCACGAAGTTTATTGACACAGTGCAATATAAAGCGAGTGAGTCGAATTACCGAGTTACGGTAGTTATACCACAGTTTATTCCAAAGAAGGGATGGCATAATATTCTTCATAATCAGTCTAGCTTACTGATTCGTGCGTATTTACTTTATCGAAGAAATGTTGTCATTACGACTGTACCTTATCATTTGAAGAAATAA